In Argiope bruennichi chromosome X1, qqArgBrue1.1, whole genome shotgun sequence, a single window of DNA contains:
- the LOC129959321 gene encoding protein FAM110B-like: protein MSANRRSAVERLEETKAHYVKTERVLDCKQNFEYSSNLHVSTGPQIDVLLKGRVKSLYNCQNIIKYVHSINLTDNNAPSFANEYVPKTCGSFESRKSPELREHCSLQRKNQQLQHSYHDYSESTSVTPDSNLMPPSRGRRNLPQQPLPHTTYVNVNSCVQVSLNSGHFDGEKDGAYTNTEKLEVKFDHSDNEENSLEPSDESFTVDEDITEVDCKKQSSRTSDYVSRSSSFKCSVSSDRVKNLVKSFESKIAHVSPSTSVNSNSAEKTKSVTRSKSDVSCRFSKNITVAAEPESTTDAELERFFDTMGLDIKLFQTLTAPPKSPVHFFDSVSSENSETNLSSTGSDDSALEAPKEGLTNSDLRKHAPTETSIVEKNARVVKWLYNCHNAFKKNAS, encoded by the exons aTGTCAG CAAACAGAAGAAGTGCAGTTGAACGCTTGGAAGAAACTAAGGCTCATTACGTGAAAACCGAAAGAGTGCTGGACTgcaagcaaaattttgaatacagcTCAAATCTGCACGTCAGTACTGGCCCTCAAATCGATGTTCTTCTTAAAGGAAGAGTCAAAAGCTTATACAATtgccaaaatattattaaatatgtgcaCAGCATTAATCTCACTGACAATAATGCGCCATCCTTTGCGAATGAATATGTGCCTAAAACATGTGGTTCGTTTGAGTCAAGAAAGTCACCTGAGTTAAGAGAACATTGttcattgcaaagaaaaaatCAACAACTCCAGCATAGTTATCATGACTATTCTGAATCTACATCTGTCACACCAGACAGCAATTTAATGCCCCCAAGCAGAGGTAGACGAAATTTACCACAGCAACCCCTCCCGCATACAACATATGTGAATGTTAATAGTTGCGTTCAAGTATCTTTAAATTCTGGTCATTTTGACGGTGAGAAAGATGGCGCTTACACGAACACTGAGAAGCTGGAGGTCAAATTTGATCATTCAGATAATGAAGAGAATTCTTTAGAACCTTCAGATGAATCATTCACAGTCGACGAAGATATCACTGAAGTTGACTGTAAGAAACAAAGCTCAAGAACCTCTGATTACGTCAGCAGAAGTTCATCTTTCAAGTGTTCTGTTTCTTCGGATCGAGTCAAGAATCTTGTGAAAAGCTTCGAGTCAAAAATTGCTCATGTGAGTCCTTCGACATCAGTGAATTCTAATTCAGCTGAAAAGACGAAATCGGTAACTCGTTCAAAGTCCGACGTTAGTTGTCGCTTTTCAAAGAATATCACCGTCGCTGCAGAACCCGAAAGTACAACAGATGCAGAACTGGAGAGATTTTTTGATACTATGGGCCTGGATATTAAACTGTTTCAGACTCTGACTGCTCCTCCCAAAAGTCCTGTTCACTTCTTCGATAGCGTCAGTTCAGAGAATAGCGAAACAAACCTATCAAGTACCGGTAGCGACGATTCGGCACTTGAAGCTCCGAAAGAAGGTTTAACGAACAGTGATCTCCGTAAGCATGCTCCAACAGAAACATCAATCGTCGAGAAAAATGCGAGAGTCGTGAAATGGCTTTACAACTGTCATAACGCTTTCAAAAAGAATGcatcctga